A single region of the Lotus japonicus ecotype B-129 chromosome 4, LjGifu_v1.2 genome encodes:
- the LOC130710290 gene encoding sister chromatid cohesion protein PDS5 homolog A-like isoform X3, whose protein sequence is MAHKPHLQQLRDLGSKLDNLPSSKDALIKLLKQATACLAELDQSPSTSILDPLKPFFDSIVKPELLKHQDREVKLLVATCISEITRITAPEAPYGDEILKDTFELIVGTFSGLSDTNGPSFSRRVGILETLARYRSCVVMLDLECDDLVTEMFSTFFAVARDDHRESVLSSMQTIMVVLLEESEDVPDELLSILLSTLGREKKGVTKAARTLAMNVIQQCVGKLEPNIKQFLLSLMSGDRKLVDSEVEYHGVIYDLYCCAPQILSGVLPYVTGELLTDQLETRLKAMNLVGDIISVPGTSIPEAFQPIFSEFLKRLSDRAVEVRMSVLEHVKNCLLLNPSRAEAPQIISALCERLLDFDENVRKQVVAVICDVACHSLSAIPLETVKLVAERLRDKSLLVKKYTMERLAEVYRVFCEKSCGTVNSNEYDWIPGKILRCLYDKDFRFDIIEAVISGSLFPAEFSISDIVRLWVEIFSGFDKVEVKALEKILEQKQRLQQEMQRYLSLRQMHKDKDVPEVQKKIIFCFRVMSRSFADHVKAEENFQILDQLKDANIWKILKNLVDPNTSLHQVRAYRDDLLKILGEKHRLYEFLNTFSLKCSYLVFNKEHVKAILVETVAQKSAQNTQRTQSCMNILVIISCFCPLLLSGSEEELLNLLKDDNDMIKEGVLNVLAKAGGTIREQLAVTSSSVDLILEKLCLQGSRRQAKYAVHALAAITKDDGLKSLSVLYKKLVHMLLEEKTHLPSVLQSLGCIAQTAMPVFETRESEIEEFITNKILKSDSKEQDHTKAFWDNKSDLCMLKIYGIKTLVNSYLPVKDAHLRPDIDSLLDILRNMLSYGEISKEIQSSSIDKAHLRLASAKAVLRLSRLWDQKIPVDIFHLTLRASMISFPQAKKIFLSKVHQYIKDRLLDAKYACAFLFNMFGSKPEEFAEDKQNLADIIQMHYQVKARQISMQSDANSLTTYPEYILPYLVHALAHNSCPDVDECKDVGAYDNIYRQLHLILSMLLQRDEGTKSEVTTNKEKEIISTITSIFQSVKHSQDMVDISKTKNSHAICDIGLEIIKQLVQKDVDLQELSHLVSLPPTLYKASEKKEGDGTMISDVKSWLADETVFAHFESLEPEMVPSQLAEDDASKDGEDENEIPLGMMLKHIKSLGISGKKVKKNKSLPAETKMAENDYDILNVVRKINLDSLGASANFEVSNGHDHALSKKGLKDPEHATGVKRKTEETAPIPVPKHRRSSSSNGKLRLSTSTLKASRRTSGEYSHGARSLLDAEVSPDTDNKNMQRIMVEDLLLSSLKQKVKGSETESHNAESNDHDEHDMKSPDNLRQRDKTASNNSKSSITKKSKRKNIAGLTKCTTRESEIDTEDLIGCRIKVWWRKDKKFYLGTIKSYDPLKGKHVMLYDDGDVEILRLEKERWELIDKGRKSSKKTKISSLEKVNGNQSSSKLVNGGNNHVSRSNLHQEDAGETSGISNPEETIKFRADESNSEEELAGGSDEITTKGKISSKKVRPISRIKRLKRSKSFHFMEESDEEKQDYAETISEDRESIPQYSSAEREVHESSGASRENVNREGEADSEGRQDNSDVEGSPAEMEKSLVEPSSNPNDIRIDIKIADISDDVPLSKWKHRMGKKKSSGKTR, encoded by the exons ATGGCTCACAAGCCTCACCTGCAGCAGCTCAGGGACCTGGGATCCAAGCTCGACAACCTTCCTTCCTCCAAAGACGCTCTCATCAAGCTCTTAaag CAAGCAACAGCATGCCTTGCTGAGTTGGATCAGTCACCTTCCACTTCAATATTGGATCCGTTGAAGCCCTTTTTTGATTCCATTGTTAAGCCAGAATTGCTGAAGCACCAAGATAGGGAAGTCAAGCTTCTAGTTGCAACATGTATTAGTGAGATAACTCGGATCACTGCACCTGAAGCTCCTTATGGTGATGAAATTCTAAAG GATACCTTTGAGTTGATTGTGGGCACTTTTAGTGGTCTAAGCGATACCAACGGTCCATCCTTTTCCCGTAGAGTTGGTATATTGGAGACTCTTGCAAGATATAGATCATGTGTTGTGATGTTGGATCTTGAATGTGATGATCTGGTGACTGAAATGTTCAGTACTTTCTTTGCTGTTGCCAG AGATGATCACCGAGAAAGTGTTCTGTCATCCATGCAAACTATAATGGTGGTTCTCTTAGAAGAGAGTGAGGATGTCCCCGACGAACTTTTATCTATTCTACTATCTACATTAGGTCGTGAAAAAAAA GGTGTTACTAAGGCTGCAAGGACACTGGCTATGAATGTCATACAGCAATGTGTGGGGAAACTTGAACCCAACATTAAACAATTTTTGCTATCATTGATGTCTGGAGATAGAAAGCTAGTGGACAGTGAAGTTGAATACCATGGAGTTATCTATGATCTGTATTGCTGTGCTCCTCAGATTCTATCTGGAGTTCTCCCTTATGTGACTGGAGAGCTGCTG ACTGATCAGTTGGAGACCCGTTTGAAAGCAATGAACTTGGTTGGCGATATAATATCTGTTCCTGGAACTTCCATTCCTGAAGCATTTCAGCCTATATTTTCAGAATTTTTAAAGAGGTTGTCTGATAGAGCAGTTGAGGTTCGCATGTCTGTTCTTGAGCATGTAAAGAACTGTTTGCTGTTAAATCCTTCAAGAGCTGAAGCTCCTCAAATAATAT CTGCCCTTTGTGAACGGCTGCTGGATTTTGATGAAAATGTTCGAAAGCAAGTTGTGGCTGTTATCTGTGATGTAGCATGTCATTCCCTAAGTGCAATTCCACTTGAAACTGTTAAACTTGTTGCTGAGCGGCTTCGTGATAAATCT CTACTTGTTAAAAAGTATACGATGGAGAGATTGGCTGAAGTGTACAGAGTTTTTTGTGAGAAGAGCTGTGGCACAGTCAATTCCAATGAATATGACTGGATTCCTGGAAAGATCCTTAGATGTTTATATGACAAAGATTTCAG ATTTGATATTATTGAAGCTGTTATATCTGGGTCCCTGTTTCCAGCAGAGTTCTCAATTAGTGATATTGTTAGACTTTGGGTTGAGATCTTCTCTGGATTTGATAAAGTGGAGGTCAAGGCTCTTGAAAAGATACTGGAGCAAAAACAAAG GTTACAGCAAGAAATGCAAAGGTATTTGTCTCTGAGGCAGATGCACAAG GATAAAGATGTTCCTGAGGTCCAAAAAAAGATTATTTTCTGTTTCAGAGTAATGTCCCGATCATTTGCTGACCACGTAAAGGCCGAAGAGAATTTCCAGATTCTTGATCAATTAAAGGATGCTAATATCtggaagattttgaaaaatcttGTTGATCCAAATACTAGCCTCCATCAAGTTCGTGCCTACCGG GATGATTTGCTTAAAATACTTGGCGAGAAACATCGTCTCTATGAATTTCTGAACACCTTCTCCTTGAAGTGCTCCTATTTGGTTTTCAACAAGGAGCATGTAAAAGCAATTCTTGTAGAAACTGTAGCTCAAAAATCTGCTCAGAATACTCAGCGTACACAATCTTGCATGAATATTTTGGTG ATAATTTCTTGTTTCTGTCCATTGCTTCTTAGTGGAAGTGAGGAGGAGCTTTTAAATTTACTGAAGGATGATAATGATATGATTAAAGAGGGTGTGTTGAATGTTTTAGCCAAGGCTGGTGGTACTATTCGTGAGCAACTTGCCGTCACGTCAAG TTCGGTAGACCTTATTTTGGAGAAATTATGTTTACAAGGCAGTCGGAGACAAGCAAAGTATGCTGTTCATGCACTGGCTGCAATAACGAAGGATGATGGACTCAAATCTCTTTCTGTTCTATACAAG AAACTTGTACATatgctgctggaagagaaaacACATCTGCCTTCAGTACTGCAGTCTCTCGGGTGTATAGCACAGACTGCAATGCCTGTCTTCGAAACTAGAGAGAGTGAGATTGAAGAATTTATAACAAACAAGATTCTTAAAAGCGATAGT aaggagcaagatcaCACAAAAGCATTTTGGGATAATAAAAGTGATCTTTGTATGTTGAAG ATATATGGCATTAAAACCTTAGTAAACAGCTACCTACCTGTCAAAGATGCTCATCTTCGTCCTGATATTGACAGTCTTCTAGATATACTTAGGAACATGCTATCTTATGGGGAAATATCAAAAGAAATACAGTCAAG TTCAATTGATAAGGCCCATTTGAGGCTTGCTTCCGCAAAGGCAGTTCTTCGTCTGTCAAGGCTTTGGGATCAGAAGATACCTGTTGATATTTTTCACTTAACTTTAAGGGCATCTATG ATCAGCTTTCCTCAAGCTAAGAAGATTTTCTTAAGCAAAGTTCACCAATATATTAAAGACCGCCTTTTGGATGCCAAATATGCTTGTGCATTCTTATTCAACATGTTTGGATCCAAGCCAGAGGAATTTGCAGAG GACAAACAGAACCTGGCAGACATTATTCAAATGCACTACCAAGTGAAGGCACGGCAAATATCTATGCAATCAGATGCTAATTCATTGACTACGTACCCTGAATACATCCTTCCTTACCTAGTTCATGCACTTGCTCATAATTCATGTCCTGATGTTGATGAGTGCAAGGATGTTGGAGCATATGATAATATATACCG GCAGTTGCACTTAATACTGTCAATGTTACTGCAAAGAGATGAAGGTACCAAGTCGGAAGTAACTACTAATAAAGAGAAGGAAATCATATCCACTATCACTTCGATCTTCCAGAGTGTCAAGCATTCTCAAGATATGGTTGACATATCAAAGACAAAG AATTCTCATGCAATATGTGACATTGGGTTAGAAATAATAAAACAACTAGTGCAGAAGGATGTTGATTTGCAAGAATTGTCTCATTTGGTGTCCCTACCTCCAACACTGTACAAAGCATCTGAGAAGAAGGAAGGAGATGGCACTATG ATTAGTGATGTGAAAAGCTGGTTGGCTGATGAAACTGTCTTTGCTCATTTTGAATCTCTTGAACCGGAAATG GTCCCATCCCAATTAGCTGAGGATGATGCTTCAAAGGATGGTGAAGACGAAAATGAAATACCTCTGGGAATGATGTTAAAGCACATAAAATCTCTGGGAATCAGTGGCAAAAAGGTGAAAAAGAATAAGTCTCTGCCAGCTGAAACAAAAATGGCTGAAAATGACTATGATATCTTGAATGTGGTCCGAAAAATTAACTTGGACAGCTTGGGGGCATCTGCTAATTTTGAAGTGAGTAATGGTCATGACCATGCTTTGAGTAAGAAAGGACTGAAGGATCCAGAGCATGCTACAGGTgtaaaaagaaaaactgaagaaaCAGCACCTATTCCTGTGCCTAAACATAGGAGGTCTTCCTCTTCTAATGGAAAATTGAGATTATCAACTAGTACATTAAAGGCATCTCGAAGAACTTCAGGAGAATACTCCCATGGAGCCAGATCACTGTTGGATGCAGAAGTTAGCCCTGATACAGATAACAAAAATATGCAGAGAATAATGGTCGAAGACTTGTTATTGTCCTCGTTAAAACAGAAAGTTAAGGGCTCTGAAACTGAAAGTCATAATGCTGAGTCGAATGATCATGATGAACATGACATGAAG AGTCCTGATAATTTAAGACAACGTGATAAGACTGCAAGTAATAATTCAAAGTCATCCATTACTAAAAAgtcgaaaagaaaaaatattgcGGGGTTGACTAAG TGCACGACAAGGGAAAGTGAAATTGATACTGAAGATCTAATTGGTTGCAGAATTAAAGTTTGGTGGCGAAAGGATAAGAA ATTTTATCTAGGCACTATTAAGTCATATGACCCTTTAAAAGGAAAGCATGTG ATGTTATATGATGATGGAGATGTAGAAATACTCCGCTTGGAAAAGGAGCGCTGGGAGCTTATTGACAAAGGCCGCAAATCTTCTAAG AAGACAAAAATCTCTTCGCTTGAAAA AGTTAATGGCAATCAATCTTCAAGCAAACTTGTAAATGGTGGAAACAATCATGTATCAAGAAGTAATTTGCATCAAGAAGATGCCGGGGAGACTTCTGGGATATCAAATCCCGAAGAGACCATAAAGTTTAGAGCTGATGAGAGTAACTCAG AAGAGGAACTAGCTGGAGGGTCTGACGAAATCACAACAAAGGGGAAGATATCTAGCAAGAAAGTAAGACCAATTTCCAGAATAAAGAGGCTCAAGAGAAgtaagagctttcattttatgGAAGAATCAGATGAAGAGAAGCAGGATTATGCTGAAACGATTTCTGAAGATAGAGAGAGCATCCCACAATATAGTTCGGCAGAGAGGGAAGTGCATGAATCAAGTGGAGCTTCAAGGGAAAATGTTAATAGAGAAGGAGAAGCAGATTCTGAAGGGCGTCAGGATAACAGCGACGTGGAGGGTAGTCCTGCAGAAATGGAAAAATCTCTTGTAGAACCATCAAGTAATCCTAATGATATCAGGATTGATATCAAGATAGCTGATATTTCTGATGATGTGCCTCTG AGCAAATGGAAGCATCGGATGGGGAAGAAGAAAAGTTCAGGGAAAACGCGGTGA
- the LOC130710290 gene encoding sister chromatid cohesion protein PDS5 homolog A-like isoform X1 → MAHKPHLQQLRDLGSKLDNLPSSKDALIKLLKQATACLAELDQSPSTSILDPLKPFFDSIVKPELLKHQDREVKLLVATCISEITRITAPEAPYGDEILKDTFELIVGTFSGLSDTNGPSFSRRVGILETLARYRSCVVMLDLECDDLVTEMFSTFFAVARDDHRESVLSSMQTIMVVLLEESEDVPDELLSILLSTLGREKKGVTKAARTLAMNVIQQCVGKLEPNIKQFLLSLMSGDRKLVDSEVEYHGVIYDLYCCAPQILSGVLPYVTGELLTDQLETRLKAMNLVGDIISVPGTSIPEAFQPIFSEFLKRLSDRAVEVRMSVLEHVKNCLLLNPSRAEAPQIISALCERLLDFDENVRKQVVAVICDVACHSLSAIPLETVKLVAERLRDKSLLVKKYTMERLAEVYRVFCEKSCGTVNSNEYDWIPGKILRCLYDKDFRFDIIEAVISGSLFPAEFSISDIVRLWVEIFSGFDKVEVKALEKILEQKQRLQQEMQRYLSLRQMHKDKDVPEVQKKIIFCFRVMSRSFADHVKAEENFQILDQLKDANIWKILKNLVDPNTSLHQVRAYRDDLLKILGEKHRLYEFLNTFSLKCSYLVFNKEHVKAILVETVAQKSAQNTQRTQSCMNILVIISCFCPLLLSGSEEELLNLLKDDNDMIKEGVLNVLAKAGGTIREQLAVTSSSVDLILEKLCLQGSRRQAKYAVHALAAITKDDGLKSLSVLYKKLVHMLLEEKTHLPSVLQSLGCIAQTAMPVFETRESEIEEFITNKILKSDSKEQDHTKAFWDNKSDLCMLKIYGIKTLVNSYLPVKDAHLRPDIDSLLDILRNMLSYGEISKEIQSSSIDKAHLRLASAKAVLRLSRLWDQKIPVDIFHLTLRASMISFPQAKKIFLSKVHQYIKDRLLDAKYACAFLFNMFGSKPEEFAEDKQNLADIIQMHYQVKARQISMQSDANSLTTYPEYILPYLVHALAHNSCPDVDECKDVGAYDNIYRQLHLILSMLLQRDEGTKSEVTTNKEKEIISTITSIFQSVKHSQDMVDISKTKNSHAICDIGLEIIKQLVQKDVDLQELSHLVSLPPTLYKASEKKEGDGTMISDVKSWLADETVFAHFESLEPEMVPSQLAEDDASKDGEDENEIPLGMMLKHIKSLGISGKKVKKNKSLPAETKMAENDYDILNVVRKINLDSLGASANFEVSNGHDHALSKKGLKDPEHATGVKRKTEETAPIPVPKHRRSSSSNGKLRLSTSTLKASRRTSGEYSHGARSLLDAEVSPDTDNKNMQRIMVEDLLLSSLKQKVKGSETESHNAESNDHDEHDMKSPDNLRQRDKTASNNSKSSITKKSKRKNIAGLTKCTTRESEIDTEDLIGCRIKVWWRKDKKFYLGTIKSYDPLKGKHVMLYDDGDVEILRLEKERWELIDKGRKSSKKTKISSLENSGQKHKGSSRSSKKTKKLVNGNQSSSKLVNGGNNHVSRSNLHQEDAGETSGISNPEETIKFRADESNSEEELAGGSDEITTKGKISSKKVRPISRIKRLKRSKSFHFMEESDEEKQDYAETISEDRESIPQYSSAEREVHESSGASRENVNREGEADSEGRQDNSDVEGSPAEMEKSLVEPSSNPNDIRIDIKIADISDDVPLSKWKHRMGKKKSSGKTR, encoded by the exons ATGGCTCACAAGCCTCACCTGCAGCAGCTCAGGGACCTGGGATCCAAGCTCGACAACCTTCCTTCCTCCAAAGACGCTCTCATCAAGCTCTTAaag CAAGCAACAGCATGCCTTGCTGAGTTGGATCAGTCACCTTCCACTTCAATATTGGATCCGTTGAAGCCCTTTTTTGATTCCATTGTTAAGCCAGAATTGCTGAAGCACCAAGATAGGGAAGTCAAGCTTCTAGTTGCAACATGTATTAGTGAGATAACTCGGATCACTGCACCTGAAGCTCCTTATGGTGATGAAATTCTAAAG GATACCTTTGAGTTGATTGTGGGCACTTTTAGTGGTCTAAGCGATACCAACGGTCCATCCTTTTCCCGTAGAGTTGGTATATTGGAGACTCTTGCAAGATATAGATCATGTGTTGTGATGTTGGATCTTGAATGTGATGATCTGGTGACTGAAATGTTCAGTACTTTCTTTGCTGTTGCCAG AGATGATCACCGAGAAAGTGTTCTGTCATCCATGCAAACTATAATGGTGGTTCTCTTAGAAGAGAGTGAGGATGTCCCCGACGAACTTTTATCTATTCTACTATCTACATTAGGTCGTGAAAAAAAA GGTGTTACTAAGGCTGCAAGGACACTGGCTATGAATGTCATACAGCAATGTGTGGGGAAACTTGAACCCAACATTAAACAATTTTTGCTATCATTGATGTCTGGAGATAGAAAGCTAGTGGACAGTGAAGTTGAATACCATGGAGTTATCTATGATCTGTATTGCTGTGCTCCTCAGATTCTATCTGGAGTTCTCCCTTATGTGACTGGAGAGCTGCTG ACTGATCAGTTGGAGACCCGTTTGAAAGCAATGAACTTGGTTGGCGATATAATATCTGTTCCTGGAACTTCCATTCCTGAAGCATTTCAGCCTATATTTTCAGAATTTTTAAAGAGGTTGTCTGATAGAGCAGTTGAGGTTCGCATGTCTGTTCTTGAGCATGTAAAGAACTGTTTGCTGTTAAATCCTTCAAGAGCTGAAGCTCCTCAAATAATAT CTGCCCTTTGTGAACGGCTGCTGGATTTTGATGAAAATGTTCGAAAGCAAGTTGTGGCTGTTATCTGTGATGTAGCATGTCATTCCCTAAGTGCAATTCCACTTGAAACTGTTAAACTTGTTGCTGAGCGGCTTCGTGATAAATCT CTACTTGTTAAAAAGTATACGATGGAGAGATTGGCTGAAGTGTACAGAGTTTTTTGTGAGAAGAGCTGTGGCACAGTCAATTCCAATGAATATGACTGGATTCCTGGAAAGATCCTTAGATGTTTATATGACAAAGATTTCAG ATTTGATATTATTGAAGCTGTTATATCTGGGTCCCTGTTTCCAGCAGAGTTCTCAATTAGTGATATTGTTAGACTTTGGGTTGAGATCTTCTCTGGATTTGATAAAGTGGAGGTCAAGGCTCTTGAAAAGATACTGGAGCAAAAACAAAG GTTACAGCAAGAAATGCAAAGGTATTTGTCTCTGAGGCAGATGCACAAG GATAAAGATGTTCCTGAGGTCCAAAAAAAGATTATTTTCTGTTTCAGAGTAATGTCCCGATCATTTGCTGACCACGTAAAGGCCGAAGAGAATTTCCAGATTCTTGATCAATTAAAGGATGCTAATATCtggaagattttgaaaaatcttGTTGATCCAAATACTAGCCTCCATCAAGTTCGTGCCTACCGG GATGATTTGCTTAAAATACTTGGCGAGAAACATCGTCTCTATGAATTTCTGAACACCTTCTCCTTGAAGTGCTCCTATTTGGTTTTCAACAAGGAGCATGTAAAAGCAATTCTTGTAGAAACTGTAGCTCAAAAATCTGCTCAGAATACTCAGCGTACACAATCTTGCATGAATATTTTGGTG ATAATTTCTTGTTTCTGTCCATTGCTTCTTAGTGGAAGTGAGGAGGAGCTTTTAAATTTACTGAAGGATGATAATGATATGATTAAAGAGGGTGTGTTGAATGTTTTAGCCAAGGCTGGTGGTACTATTCGTGAGCAACTTGCCGTCACGTCAAG TTCGGTAGACCTTATTTTGGAGAAATTATGTTTACAAGGCAGTCGGAGACAAGCAAAGTATGCTGTTCATGCACTGGCTGCAATAACGAAGGATGATGGACTCAAATCTCTTTCTGTTCTATACAAG AAACTTGTACATatgctgctggaagagaaaacACATCTGCCTTCAGTACTGCAGTCTCTCGGGTGTATAGCACAGACTGCAATGCCTGTCTTCGAAACTAGAGAGAGTGAGATTGAAGAATTTATAACAAACAAGATTCTTAAAAGCGATAGT aaggagcaagatcaCACAAAAGCATTTTGGGATAATAAAAGTGATCTTTGTATGTTGAAG ATATATGGCATTAAAACCTTAGTAAACAGCTACCTACCTGTCAAAGATGCTCATCTTCGTCCTGATATTGACAGTCTTCTAGATATACTTAGGAACATGCTATCTTATGGGGAAATATCAAAAGAAATACAGTCAAG TTCAATTGATAAGGCCCATTTGAGGCTTGCTTCCGCAAAGGCAGTTCTTCGTCTGTCAAGGCTTTGGGATCAGAAGATACCTGTTGATATTTTTCACTTAACTTTAAGGGCATCTATG ATCAGCTTTCCTCAAGCTAAGAAGATTTTCTTAAGCAAAGTTCACCAATATATTAAAGACCGCCTTTTGGATGCCAAATATGCTTGTGCATTCTTATTCAACATGTTTGGATCCAAGCCAGAGGAATTTGCAGAG GACAAACAGAACCTGGCAGACATTATTCAAATGCACTACCAAGTGAAGGCACGGCAAATATCTATGCAATCAGATGCTAATTCATTGACTACGTACCCTGAATACATCCTTCCTTACCTAGTTCATGCACTTGCTCATAATTCATGTCCTGATGTTGATGAGTGCAAGGATGTTGGAGCATATGATAATATATACCG GCAGTTGCACTTAATACTGTCAATGTTACTGCAAAGAGATGAAGGTACCAAGTCGGAAGTAACTACTAATAAAGAGAAGGAAATCATATCCACTATCACTTCGATCTTCCAGAGTGTCAAGCATTCTCAAGATATGGTTGACATATCAAAGACAAAG AATTCTCATGCAATATGTGACATTGGGTTAGAAATAATAAAACAACTAGTGCAGAAGGATGTTGATTTGCAAGAATTGTCTCATTTGGTGTCCCTACCTCCAACACTGTACAAAGCATCTGAGAAGAAGGAAGGAGATGGCACTATG ATTAGTGATGTGAAAAGCTGGTTGGCTGATGAAACTGTCTTTGCTCATTTTGAATCTCTTGAACCGGAAATG GTCCCATCCCAATTAGCTGAGGATGATGCTTCAAAGGATGGTGAAGACGAAAATGAAATACCTCTGGGAATGATGTTAAAGCACATAAAATCTCTGGGAATCAGTGGCAAAAAGGTGAAAAAGAATAAGTCTCTGCCAGCTGAAACAAAAATGGCTGAAAATGACTATGATATCTTGAATGTGGTCCGAAAAATTAACTTGGACAGCTTGGGGGCATCTGCTAATTTTGAAGTGAGTAATGGTCATGACCATGCTTTGAGTAAGAAAGGACTGAAGGATCCAGAGCATGCTACAGGTgtaaaaagaaaaactgaagaaaCAGCACCTATTCCTGTGCCTAAACATAGGAGGTCTTCCTCTTCTAATGGAAAATTGAGATTATCAACTAGTACATTAAAGGCATCTCGAAGAACTTCAGGAGAATACTCCCATGGAGCCAGATCACTGTTGGATGCAGAAGTTAGCCCTGATACAGATAACAAAAATATGCAGAGAATAATGGTCGAAGACTTGTTATTGTCCTCGTTAAAACAGAAAGTTAAGGGCTCTGAAACTGAAAGTCATAATGCTGAGTCGAATGATCATGATGAACATGACATGAAG AGTCCTGATAATTTAAGACAACGTGATAAGACTGCAAGTAATAATTCAAAGTCATCCATTACTAAAAAgtcgaaaagaaaaaatattgcGGGGTTGACTAAG TGCACGACAAGGGAAAGTGAAATTGATACTGAAGATCTAATTGGTTGCAGAATTAAAGTTTGGTGGCGAAAGGATAAGAA ATTTTATCTAGGCACTATTAAGTCATATGACCCTTTAAAAGGAAAGCATGTG ATGTTATATGATGATGGAGATGTAGAAATACTCCGCTTGGAAAAGGAGCGCTGGGAGCTTATTGACAAAGGCCGCAAATCTTCTAAG AAGACAAAAATCTCTTCGCTTGAAAA TTCTGGACAAAAACATAAAGGTTCAAGTCGCTCAagtaaaaagacaaaaaaatt AGTTAATGGCAATCAATCTTCAAGCAAACTTGTAAATGGTGGAAACAATCATGTATCAAGAAGTAATTTGCATCAAGAAGATGCCGGGGAGACTTCTGGGATATCAAATCCCGAAGAGACCATAAAGTTTAGAGCTGATGAGAGTAACTCAG AAGAGGAACTAGCTGGAGGGTCTGACGAAATCACAACAAAGGGGAAGATATCTAGCAAGAAAGTAAGACCAATTTCCAGAATAAAGAGGCTCAAGAGAAgtaagagctttcattttatgGAAGAATCAGATGAAGAGAAGCAGGATTATGCTGAAACGATTTCTGAAGATAGAGAGAGCATCCCACAATATAGTTCGGCAGAGAGGGAAGTGCATGAATCAAGTGGAGCTTCAAGGGAAAATGTTAATAGAGAAGGAGAAGCAGATTCTGAAGGGCGTCAGGATAACAGCGACGTGGAGGGTAGTCCTGCAGAAATGGAAAAATCTCTTGTAGAACCATCAAGTAATCCTAATGATATCAGGATTGATATCAAGATAGCTGATATTTCTGATGATGTGCCTCTG AGCAAATGGAAGCATCGGATGGGGAAGAAGAAAAGTTCAGGGAAAACGCGGTGA